The region AACCTTTTTTCATTggacccaagcatacataaatccTTCTAAACTGCCTTGTTGGGGATGCAGGGTTGCCATTAGGACACACATCTATTTTGACTGTTGTGTCTAGGTTTGTAGCTTGAAGTTCAAGAGCATAGTCCCTCAACAATTCAAACTATTTTGTGTAGTCCCCAATTACATGCTTTCTTGCCATATCTTTTGCCCTAAACACCTTATCCATCGAGATACCCACCTGGTAGGTCTTTTGAAAGTGATCTTGTATGGCTCTCAAAGGAATCTTCGGACCTGCCTCAACTTGATCTATGATTTTCTTGCAGATTAAAGAAGCAGTACAAGCTCCGAGTTTTCTTGTTTGTAAGCATGTATGAGTTTGGTTTAAGGTCCTTATAAACCAGTCAGATTCGGTGTTTGACCTAGATGCATGTATATACCAACCACATGTTTCTTTTTGTGTCTTTACTTCTTTGCCCTTAGCTTTTTGAAGTGGTAGGTTGAGTCCCCACTTAACCTTTATTGATGACAGGTACAACTCCTCTGCATTGTGCCCTAAGCCTTTGATTGTCATTTTTTTAAAGAATAGATTCCTTCTTGTTTCTAGTGTATGCACATCAATTAActgctttaatttttttttttacttttaaactTTTGTCCCACTGAGAATGACTGTATATGTACTGACCCAAGGCTGCACCTTTTTTCTTTTCCCAAATTTTTTATAAGAGCTCTTCTTTCTCTGTCGTGGTCTGATCCTTCATCCAATGATTCGAACTCCTCATTGTTGATCACTTCCATATCTTCAGGTTCATGACCATCATTAATACATGCTCCTTCAACATCACTTTCAACATTTAGAAAGAAGTCTGTCATGTCTACATCAACATCTTCTATATTGTTCTCCTCATCCATTATGTCATCCACTTTATATTCATTTTCTGATTGTTTCCCATCATGATCATCGCCTTCATCCTTTTTATACTCTTCATCATTATCTTCAGATTGATCATCCCCTTCATACTCTTCAACACCCTCATCACTTCCAATTAAATTTTCCATAAGGTTATCAAAAAGCTCATTATATTGTTCATCATCATTAATAGGTGGGGTGTTGTAGCATCCATCAATATGGTCATTATCATGAGCCCCAATCATCTCATCCCCTACAGTTGCAGCCTCATGAACCTCCTTAACACCCTCATTAGTGTTTTCTTTCTCTTTTAAATCATCAATATCCTCTAAATTAAGCCTCTTGCTACAAGAACCTTCCCCTCTTTTTGAATTCCCAACTCTACCCCTTCTATACTCTGGTGAGAATGCATCACTTTTACTCCCAAAAAGAATCAAAGACATGTACTCACCAATTGGTTCATCATTGACATAGTTCATATTTCTCAATGGAGATTGTACATGAACTTTAGCCTCATATTCAGCCCCTTgatcatcattttctggtaattccTCAATGACAACTTTACCCTTTGCATTTGGAGACATGAAGTAAGTGAGTAGATTTGTCTTCCCATGTTCTGTGCACACCTCAATCAACTTGTTATTTCGAATAAATTTAGAAAGATTGATAACATCCTGATCATTCCCTAAAGCTCTAAGACCAAATTGAAAGTCACCATTAGGTATCCTGAAATGGTAGTATATCACTGGGGATTCATCAGTCAATTCAATCATCTGTGGGTCTGGGTAACCTAGGTCAAGCATTATGGCATCAAGTTCATGTACAGAAAACTCATTTATGACCACATAATCAACATAACACACTTCACCTCTAGTATACTTTATATCAGGTAACTTAGTAAACTTCCCACCATGATGAAGCTTAATACTAAACCATGTGGGTGCACTCGCTACAAGTCAAAATTGTACATGATAACAAAGTCAAAATTTGGCGGATTTTAGtataaatcaagggtaaaatgaaAAATAGGAATGTTTAAGAAAACAGAGCAACTTACCATATAAGGATGATACGTCGACAACTTCATTTTTTGGTCTGATCTGCGACCTTGTCTCCTTTTGCTTCGATTAGGTTCTTTGGATAACGAATGATGTTTTTTTGCAGGTTTAATGGAGCAGAAGGAAGGAGGGAGGTGAGGAGTTAACGGGTGTTTGGGATTGTAAATGAGGGATAAAAAGTAGAAAGAAGCGTTGACATtcatatgcaaaaatggtccctataagTAAAAAGACAGAAATACCCTCACGTGCAAGGCACATGAGGGTGTTAACGGATTCTTTTTAATGGGTGTTAAGTATAGGGACCATTCTCACAAACAAATCAGTCCAAAAGAACCACAAAGCCAAAAAATTCGTGgtttggaccaaaaccccaaaaaatgaataccacagggaccattttgcaattttgtcatatatatatatatatatatactagccgctTACCCGTGCTAAGCACCGGGCGGCAAAGAGATTAAAACAAGAGATTAAAACAGCCTCAAAACTTCAAAATCAAAGCAACATAAATTACGAACACCGAGGCACATGAAGAACAAAAGCATATAGAAATCGATCTGATGCACTACTTATccttaattttaacttttttttttgttatttaaccATTACTTTCAAAATACAATGCATAATtacgaaaagaaaaaaaatgtaataTAAATGCAAGCTTTCACCTCGTGATGTGACATCTTGCCAACAACAGATGCGAATAAAACATTTCCTAGTGGCTAGAGGCTAAACCCTACAGTACCATCATCGGATGCGagcttacttttttttttattgatcTTAAAATCAAGTTGTTGATGGAACCTAAAGCCTATGCAATATTATCCAAATAGCAATCGCAATCAAATCTATTCATGAGTCCGTCATTTGGTGGTTCAATGGCTAGAGCGAATGCACCGCAAGTGTCCATGATCAGGTTCACCCACAGAAACTACACAACAGTAACAGGTGCAGACCCTGAAAAATATTCATACCCATAAATTAGCACCCATAAATAATATACTTATCCTAAATACTTAAAATTGATTTCAAATGATCTACCTTCCTGCAAGTTGACATTGGATCATCAGAGTAGAAAGGTGGATACTCTACAAGCATTTCAAACATAATCGCCCCAAGAGACCACCTGAAGAATCAAATAATCATTTTAAACATACAAAGTTGAAAATGGAATCAGGCTTAAAGTAATTCATGAACCTATAAAATTACTTACCAATCACATTTAAGTGCATAACCCTTTTTGGACACTGCCTGTTGTCTTCTCTCTGCCACTATAGCAACCCAATGCCTGATATAAGAATCCAAAAAACAACCACCATAGTTATCCAATAGCTTCTTAATAACTAAGAAACACTGCAAAAAAAACATGTACATTACAAACACAATTAATCTTCCAAAATCCTAGTTTTTTGAACAAATGCATACTTATTTTTGCACtttataataataacaataaagtACCTTAATCAACAAGTCATTGTAACctgattttttttatatgaagAAGATTGGAAGTGAAGCCTACAAGTTCCCAAAATATTTCATCAAGCACCCTGGTAGAGTTAAAAGCAGCTGCAACAACGAAGCTTGAAATAATTCTCAGGGACTTGTTTAAATTGACAACATCTTGATCCTTGCACAATTTTGTAACTCATAAAAACAACCCAAAAAACAAAGTACATGATCaaaaaacatcatttacagttaaaaaacataaattttcacCTGCACACCATGTTTTTGAGAGGCAACAAGATAACTGATAGTGCTTTGTTATCTTGACTAATTAACTTGACACCCTTCACAGTGTGAGAGCCATTTTCCAATTTTTCAAGAACCTGACAACCTGAAATAAGTATTGAAACTCAGACAAAATATAAACATAATATGAAGAGAAAGGTAAAGTTTCTGTTAACTTGTGATTCATTAAAAACATTCTAAACTATGTAATTTTATCTACCTGACTCTATATTTTCAATTTCTGTAACCCTTAGAGACTCTAGTTGTGGTGATGAACATTCAATAGTTGAGTATTAACCAGAAGGTTGACTGTTTTCATCCAAAGTTGTGGCCTGTGGGAGATCAGTTTTTGTCTGTAGTAATGTCAAGTAAGCCAGTTAGGCTCATTTAAGATCCGAAGGGTAAATTTGTATATTTTCATTGAAGCCTACTTTTTGGACTTGCAGGGATCAAACCAGTTGATTGTACATGTTTTCCTCCTTTCTAAGCAGCATTACATCCTCTAGCAGTAGCAATTTTAGCACAAAGCTTCTTGaaattttatattataattaaatggttaattttcttgatgaaaaaaaaattgaaaagcaAATTTCACAGAATAGGTGTTCTTTTGTAGCACTACCTTCCCATTTATTTTTATCTCTGTGATTATATTTTCTTGTTATTATTAACTATAAACGGTCATTTGTTAAAAATCATGAAACTTGAGAAAAAAAATTGTGTCATTGAAAGTATATAAATAATATGGGTTATATTACAACTTTTGATTCAATTCAATAATCACATTCCTTTAAACACGTTTCATTCCATTCCATCACACAAAACACATAGTTTTTATTCATTCTAATGGAATAAAGCATTCCATTCCTTCATTGACTTAATTCCATCTTTGCCGTTTACCCTTTTTCGTAAGCTGTCAAGTCTAAAGTAGTAAAAGTACTACTCCATTAGAAGATCATTGACACAAACATAAAACTAAATACAAAAGTAAAATTGTGAAAACTGTTAACTATGAATTGTCAATCGATTTGTGATGAATTAAGAGAAAACAaaaaaatgactatattaccccTCCTTTTACTCACATTGCTATTAAGGGCGGAAGTGGCAGTGCATTGCTATACAGGGATGCCTCTCCATTCATAAAACTCATTCCAACTACTTAATTTGTTTGATAATATGGACAAAGGCCCTACATTTTGTAGTTTGTGTAGAGTAGCTTTCAGAAGTAAGTATAAATGATCTGAAACTACGccaatgaaaatttaaaacagtACCTTTACAAGGGCATAATTTACTTGAAAGATTCCAGCCCTTGTCATACCTtccaattaaataaataaacaatgagATCCCATGTGTATTTAATCATAGGTGTATTGAAACATCAGGAGAAAAGAAGGATAAAAAAGGAACATCAAATGATCCAAGGAAGGAACTGAAGCCCCACAGCTACATTCGCATATCCAGAATCCTACACAGTGGATCCCCTGTTTATCCAAGAATGAGCATCTAGTCTCCACCTTTCCACAAACCAACACTTCAGTCAAGTaaaattatatagaaaatatgtatAGATTGTGAAATTATAAACAACAAAGAATTAACCAGGGAACCAGTGAAACTGATGAGACACAACTGAACCATCCCTGCCAGCTGGACTCAAATAGCATTGATTTTGACCCATGGTGGGCCTGGTGGCTTCATCACTTGCAACCACTATTAGCAACGGATGTAATGATAGGAACTTCTCATTGCCATCAGGGTTTGCAGGAATATGCAACAACTGTAGGAAAGTGACAGGACCATCACGCTTTGAAACAAGCTCAGTAAAATCAGATGCATCCTCCACATCAATCAGTTGAAAACCAATCTGATCCCCCAAAAAGACGAAATGATCCCCCATACCAACAACATCAGTTTCAATTTTACAGAAGATCGACAAGAAATTATGAAAAATGTGATCAATTTTTGTATACCTTAATGGTTCCTAGGGCAAAAACTGCGATTCCGATGTTGTGGTGAGTGTTGTATTCGATTCCGATGGAGTCGCTACCGAATTTCAGTCCGGTGGCCCATCCGGATACTCCGACGACATAGGCGGAAGCTTGGCAGGTGACGTGGATCAGGATCTTCGAAGGAGGTAGTGGTGGCCTCTCGCCACCATATGCTCGGTCCAAGGAGCTTCTCAATGTATAGCAGGTCACCGTCGTGCGCACAGAAGAGATCGGCCTCTCCGGTGAAGTACCTTCATTATCTCCGTAAGCATATGAACACAAAGTCGTACCATGGTCCCATTCACTTCCGTGCTCCTTCAAAGATCCTGTGGCGACGATGGAGGCGCCGAGACATTCAACAACGACGGCAAGAGAGAGACGGAAGGAAGAGGGTTTCGATTTCATTCCGATGGCGGCTGCTGTGTGTGTATTCCGATGGCGGCTGCTGTGTGTGTAGTGTTGTGTTTAGAGCAGATTAGGGTAACATCTTTGATTTGGTAACACCGTGTATACCTATATGATAAGTAATACCGTGTATACCTATACAATTATAAGCTTAATATTATTATACACGTAGTAATAGGTATTGTACCTCTCAATTTTCAAGAAAGAGGTAATATGCTAATATTAGACATTTCTTAAATTTTAAGAGATATAAATTTATAAA is a window of Lactuca sativa cultivar Salinas chromosome 1, Lsat_Salinas_v11, whole genome shotgun sequence DNA encoding:
- the LOC111909211 gene encoding uncharacterized protein LOC111909211 isoform X1 encodes the protein MLDLGYPDPQMIELTDESPVIYYHFRIPNGDFQFGLRALGNDQDVINLSKFIRNNKLIEVCTEHGKTNLLTYFMSPNAKGKVVIEELPENDDQGAEYEAKVHVQSPLRNMNYVNDEPIGEYMSLILFGSKSDAFSPEYRRGRVGNSKRGEGSCSKRLNLEDIDDLKEKENTNEGVKEVHEAATVGDEMIGAHDNDHIDGCYNTPPINDDEQYNELFDNLMENLIGSDEGVEEYEGDDQSEDNDEEYKKDEGDDHDGKQSENEYKVDDIMDEENNIEDVDVDMTDFFLNVESDVEGACINDGHEPEDMEVINNEEFESLDEGSDHDRERRALIKNLGKEKRCSLGSVHIQSFSVGQKFKSKKKN
- the LOC111909211 gene encoding uncharacterized protein LOC111909211 isoform X2 — encoded protein: MIELTDESPVIYYHFRIPNGDFQFGLRALGNDQDVINLSKFIRNNKLIEVCTEHGKTNLLTYFMSPNAKGKVVIEELPENDDQGAEYEAKVHVQSPLRNMNYVNDEPIGEYMSLILFGSKSDAFSPEYRRGRVGNSKRGEGSCSKRLNLEDIDDLKEKENTNEGVKEVHEAATVGDEMIGAHDNDHIDGCYNTPPINDDEQYNELFDNLMENLIGSDEGVEEYEGDDQSEDNDEEYKKDEGDDHDGKQSENEYKVDDIMDEENNIEDVDVDMTDFFLNVESDVEGACINDGHEPEDMEVINNEEFESLDEGSDHDRERRALIKNLGKEKRCSLGSVHIQSFSVGQKFKSKKKN